The Metallosphaera hakonensis JCM 8857 = DSM 7519 genome includes the window AGTAAAATTCCTTGGAGTTACTTATGAGGATTGTGAAGTTTCCGGTCTCCATTGGAGGGACAGTAACGGACTTCTGTAAGGTTACATATTGTCCCGTCGCATTGTAAACGTGAATTGAAAGATTAAATGGATTATAAATGGAGAATGTTAGATTATGTTGAGTTTCAGAGACTGTCTGTATTTTGACACGGAACAAGGAATCCTTTAACTCTGTTATCTGTTTCACGCTACCTAAAACTAAGGACTTCACGTTAAGAAGAAGTACAAATGCAATCAGGAAGGCCAACGCAATAAGCACTGCAGACAACTTTACCGCATCCATCTATATCCTTGTAAATAATAACTTGAAGAAATATATAAACCGAATGTATACTCTATTTAGATGGAGAATTAGAGCTAGCCCGTAGATTCAACCTTGAGCAGCACCTCAACATTCCTTTGGGATCTCTAACTTCCTTAGAAGATGTTTCAATTTACTAAATCCACTGTAACTATGATTCCTAAGCCCACCGCTCATGTTACTTGGGATATGCATTAATTCGTGAGTAAGAACGTAGGCTTTATCCTGACAGGAAAGGGAGTCATATCTTTCGGAAATCACTTCAACAATGTAAAGGGTATTAGTTTCAAGAACGTACCTCCATTGACTGGGTAAGGAGAACGTTCTTGCATAAGCTTTGGTCTTCGAACCGTAACTTCTGATAAATACCACTTTATCCAAGTCTACTCCCATTTGGAGCTTATTGTTAATCATTGAGGCTATATTACGGACATCGTCAGCCAAACTGAATTTCAACCCTTGCCCCATTGCTCTTACCCCTAAGCCTCCATATCAAAGTCATATACTCTTTGACGAATAACTAAACTAGTATTGTACATAAAATCTCTACGGGCGGTTCAGGTTTTCATTGAGATTTCTAACACATGATAACACAGATCAAATTAAAGAAAACTGTTAAGCACACGTCCTACCTGACAGGCTTGTCAGCGTTCAGTAAAATTGGATATAAACCTTAAATAAACTGAATTTATACTTTTCTCTGATTGTTTATTAATTTATAAATTATTCAATATTCTGTGCATCAAAAATCGTGGTGAAGTCCCCAAGAACTTCTCAACACTTAATTATCTATAATTGAGAAGCTTATCCAATGTTCAAAATGTGATGTGAGGTATGAAGATTTCTCCAAACCACAATTGCTATCATAAAGAGGAATCTAATTGGCGGACAAATACTAGTGTTGTGAAACGTTTTGAATTCCTAGGCTAACCTTGGTTATTTTCTTACCATTAAACCTGAATATCATTTCCCTTTCACTTCTTACTTCCCTGTCAGACACAACAATCAATATGCTTCTTCTTAACTCTCTCTTTAATTTTAATACGCTCTCTAGATCCAGAGCATCCCTTTTTTCAGATAGCTTCTTGAGGTTTTCTACAAGCGAAGTTACGGAATCACTATCAGAGATGGGGAACACCTTGGACTCGTTAAACTCCACTATACTATTGTCATCCATGATAAATATAACGTCCGCTATCCCAAATACCTTCAGAACCCTAGAGATTAGCCTGGAGATCGAAGCTTTCCCCACCCTACTGTTCAGATCTATGGCTATTAATGGCCTTAACATGGGGTTCAAGGGAACTTGTTATTTATATAACTTTTCCAAGTTTACCATTACATTTGAGTTTAAACTGAGTTTAAAATGAGAAGATTGGAGGCTCGCTATATAGATTTGCAGATAACTTCATTTTCAGGTGAAACACACAACTATACCTGACAAGTCTACTCTCCCCCCACGAGAATCTCGTCTTTCCAGAACTTAGCGAAGAAGTATAGGCTTACCAAAAGGACCGGTATTGTTAGTAATCCGAACGTGATCGAAAGCCCTATGTAGTTCGACAAGTAGCCAACTGCCGCCGGAACAGCAATAAATAAGAAATTATTATACGCAAGAAAATAGGAATTCACTGCATTTCTCTCTTCCTTAGACGTGGCTCTTTGTATCATAATAGTGGACATGGGGAACACAGAGCCGTGTGGGACCCCTAATAACGCCATTAATACTAGGAAAACAGAATATGATGGGGATACTATAGTTCCAGCCAGAGTTATCATAGTTATCAATATCGAGATTAGCATTGGGAGACGTAGTGAACGGAAGGGTTTGATGGTCATATAAAGCCTTGTAAGAAAGGACATAGTGAAGAATGGAATATAGGTCGAGTACGCAAGATCGCTGGGAACGTGAAATCTGTCCACAGCTAAGATTGTGAGAAACGCGGTTATTGCAGCAAAAGGAACATTATAGGTCGTTATTGCGAGGATTGAAGATATGAAACCCTTATTTCTAAGGGCCTTGGAACCCCTCACTTCCTTTTTAGTGTCAGGAAATCTCACTGTCCAAGATAGTACAAAACCCAGGACAGCGAGTGGAATGAAGGCCAGAAAAACAAAATTATAAGAAAATTTACTTAAAATAAAGGTTTCATAAGCGGGACCTAAAATAAGACTAATACTTAGACTGGCCGAGTACAATGCTAGAAGTCTTTCGGCTGCTTTTCTATCATTCACTAGGGAAGCTGCAGTGATCAGGTTTGGCATTATCATCCCGAAAGCTAGACCTATTACTGCCGATAAAATCCATATGCTCACGTAACTGGAGAAATAGAACAGTGGGAG containing:
- a CDS encoding putative metallopeptidase, with protein sequence MGQGLKFSLADDVRNIASMINNKLQMGVDLDKVVFIRSYGSKTKAYARTFSLPSQWRYVLETNTLYIVEVISERYDSLSCQDKAYVLTHELMHIPSNMSGGLRNHSYSGFSKLKHLLRKLEIPKEC
- a CDS encoding MFS transporter, translating into MTIAARATNNMVTTTIGPFSKYQLGFSNTLVGIITAVMFATTFLATSYINPGLNPSIRRKVFIISNLVVVSLLPLFYFSSYVSIWILSAVIGLAFGMIMPNLITAASLVNDRKAAERLLALYSASLSISLILGPAYETFILSKFSYNFVFLAFIPLAVLGFVLSWTVRFPDTKKEVRGSKALRNKGFISSILAITTYNVPFAAITAFLTILAVDRFHVPSDLAYSTYIPFFTMSFLTRLYMTIKPFRSLRLPMLISILITMITLAGTIVSPSYSVFLVLMALLGVPHGSVFPMSTIMIQRATSKEERNAVNSYFLAYNNFLFIAVPAAVGYLSNYIGLSITFGLLTIPVLLVSLYFFAKFWKDEILVGGE